From Streptomyces sp. TLI_053, a single genomic window includes:
- a CDS encoding alpha/beta hydrolase, giving the protein MPYITVGQENTTSVDLYYEDHGTGQPVVLIHGYPLSGASWERQSAALLDAGHRVITYDRRGFGRSSQPTTGYDYDTFAADLNTVLETLDLRDAVLVGFSMGTGEVARYVSTYGSARVAKVAFLASLEPFLLKTEDNPDGAAPQEFFDGVVAAAKADRYAFYTDFFNDFYNLDENLGTRISEEAVRNSWNVAASGGAHAASAAPTSWYTDFRGDIPRIDVPALILHGTGDRTLPIDSTARVFHKALPAADYVEIEGAPHGLLWTHAEEVNTALLAFLAK; this is encoded by the coding sequence ATGCCGTACATCACCGTTGGCCAGGAGAACACCACCTCCGTCGACCTCTACTACGAGGACCACGGCACCGGGCAGCCGGTCGTCCTGATCCACGGATACCCGCTGAGCGGGGCCTCCTGGGAGCGGCAGAGCGCCGCCCTCCTGGACGCCGGCCACCGCGTGATCACCTACGACCGCCGCGGCTTCGGCCGGTCCTCGCAGCCGACGACCGGCTACGACTACGACACCTTCGCCGCGGACCTGAACACCGTGCTGGAGACCCTGGACCTCCGGGACGCCGTGCTGGTCGGCTTCTCGATGGGCACCGGCGAGGTCGCCCGCTACGTCTCCACGTACGGCTCGGCCCGCGTCGCCAAGGTCGCCTTCCTCGCCTCGCTGGAGCCGTTCCTGCTCAAGACCGAGGACAACCCGGACGGCGCCGCCCCGCAGGAGTTCTTCGACGGCGTCGTCGCGGCCGCCAAGGCCGACCGGTACGCCTTCTACACCGACTTCTTCAACGACTTCTACAACCTGGACGAGAACCTCGGCACCCGGATCAGCGAGGAGGCCGTCCGCAACAGCTGGAACGTCGCCGCGAGCGGCGGCGCCCACGCCGCCTCGGCCGCCCCCACCTCCTGGTACACGGACTTCCGCGGCGACATCCCGCGCATCGACGTGCCCGCCCTGATCCTGCACGGCACCGGCGACCGCACCCTGCCGATCGACAGCACCGCCCGCGTCTTCCACAAGGCACTGCCGGCCGCCGACTACGTCGAGATCGAGGGCGCGCCGCACGGCCTGCTGTGGACCCACGCCGAGGAGGTCAACACCGCGCTGCTCGCCTTCCTCGCCAAGTGA
- a CDS encoding TetR/AcrR family transcriptional regulator encodes MTTAPRRKDAARNRERIVAVARGVLDEGTQLQLNDIARRLGVGVGTVYRHFPTAEALLETVAAPGLEALAAHGEAALSDEDAARALTGFLARTVEAQVTDTSLSAVTAAPADALPRTTELRQTLSAVGRQLFQRASDAGAVRADVTPEDLVPLMCGVAYAATVHAAPAARASTARRYLAALLEGVLVDPVAR; translated from the coding sequence ATGACGACGGCTCCCCGGCGCAAGGACGCCGCCCGCAACCGGGAACGGATCGTCGCCGTCGCCCGGGGCGTGCTGGACGAGGGCACGCAACTCCAGCTCAACGACATCGCCCGCCGCCTCGGGGTGGGCGTCGGCACCGTCTACCGGCACTTCCCCACCGCCGAGGCCCTGCTCGAGACCGTGGCCGCCCCCGGGCTCGAGGCGCTGGCCGCCCACGGCGAGGCGGCCCTGTCCGACGAGGACGCGGCGCGCGCCCTCACCGGCTTCCTCGCCCGGACCGTGGAGGCGCAGGTCACCGACACCTCGCTGTCCGCCGTCACCGCCGCACCCGCCGACGCGCTGCCCCGTACCACCGAACTGCGGCAGACCCTGTCCGCCGTCGGCAGGCAGCTGTTCCAACGGGCCAGTGACGCCGGTGCGGTGCGGGCCGACGTCACGCCCGAGGACCTGGTGCCGCTGATGTGCGGCGTCGCCTACGCCGCGACCGTCCACGCGGCCCCCGCGGCCCGCGCGAGCACCGCCCGGCGGTATCTGGCGGCGCTGCTGGAGGGCGTGCTCGTCGACCCCGTCGCCCGGTAG